ACCTGGTAGTTGACCGACGAGTTGATCGCATATGGCGAAGTCAGGTAGCCCGTCAGCGAGAATACCGGCACCCCTTTGTCAGCCGCATATTGGACGGTCTGGTTCAGAGCAGTCGGGTTCGAGCAACAGACGATGATGGCGTCCACGCCCTGGTCGACCAGCTGGCGCATCTGCTGGATCTGGGTCGAGTCATTCAGGTTGGACTGGGTGATGATAACCTCATCAAGCAGGCCGAGCTCTTTCCACTCGGGAATGATGACGTTCTGAAGCTCGTTCATTGCACCGGCGCGCCAGGTATTGCCGGCATAGGAGCTGGCGTAACCGATCTTCCATGGTGGCGGGTTCTTCGCCACAAAATCGCGCCAGGCGCTCGGGCCAATCGGCTGAGCCGGATCAAGCATGTCCGGATTGTAAAGCCGGGCTGCAACGTCCGGGTTGATTTCATCGATACCTTCGGCATGCACATTGATGGCACCGAGCGCCAAAAATCCTGCCGCAAGGGCAAATTTGCTAAGCTTTTTCATGAACTGCGTCTCCTCTATCCTCATTTACAGGCATTCACCTCCTCAGGAATATCCTGCGGTGGATTTCTTCCGAACAAGCTATTGATTTTGCTTTGCAAAACCCCTCCCGCCCGTTTTAACCGACCTCCCAGACGCAATTTGCCGCGTTGGCGGATCAGTCGTAAAAATCATAGGGAGCCTTCTGAAAGGTTTCCCAATTGTCCGGATCATGACCGGTCACCACCATCGCGCCGGTGTCCTCGGCAATGCGCCGAAGCTTGGCGACCGATTTTGCCGCATCACTCGAAGAAACGACCAGGCCGGGCAATGCCTTGTTGTTCCAGTGATCCAGCGTATAGGCCGCATCAATGGTCAGGAGCACAGGTCCGGTGTTGGGCAAAGTAATCAGGAATGACATGTGTCCGGTCGAGTGACCGGGTGTGAAAATCATGCGAATGACGCCGTCGCCGTAAAGGTCGAAATTGTCGGTGTATTCGCCACCGAGAAATTTCCAGTCCAGGCCCGGGCGATCAAAATCAGCCCGGATATAGGCGCCGGCCGCGAACCATTGCGGCTTGAACGCATAGTCATATTCACTCCGCTGGACGATATATTGCGCCCTGGGAAACCGGCCGATTGCGCCAGTGTGATCAAGATGGAGATGCGACTGCAGCACGTAACGGACATTGCTCGGCTCGACCCCGACGAGGCGGCACTGGTCAACGCAATTGTCGGCGATGTTCATAACCGGGTTATAGGCATCGACGACCGCGCCCCAATGGCCACGCTTGTCGATGGCGGCTTCAACGGCATTGCCGCCATCAATCACTACGTTGCCCATGGGATGCTTGATAAGGAACCACGGCACAGGGATTTCGAAATCACTCTCGCCTTGGTTCATCTTGATGTATTTGACTTTGGTTTGCAGGGTTCCGGTCTGGAACATGTGCAACTCGATACCAGAGGATTTGCGCGTGCGGCGGCCGGGATCAGGTGCCCGGTGGCTGAAGTCAGGCCGCGGCGCAAGACTGCTCGCGCTCGATTTCGACGATGCCGCGGCATTCTCGACTTCCACCCGCTGACCTTTATCATCGAATTCTACGATCTTCATAAAGCTAACCCTTGATTTGCGGTCTTCCCGGCAATCAGTCGCAACGGCGCGACTGATCAGGACTTTGATTCAATGATGCGAAGCGCTTCCTTGAGGTAGACGGCGAAAAGCGGATAGTTTTCCGACATCGGGAAATGTCCGATGTCTTCCATCTCGATATAGATGCCGCCGGGAATCTGCCGGGCGGTATTCTCCGTGGCGTCAGGCGGCGTGAGATAATCGTAGGTCCCGGTCATCATGATCACTGGGCAGCGGCGGGTATCGATGTTTCCCAACTGGCCGCGCATGTCGTGGTCAATGGAATAGAAATGCAGATCGCCTTTGAACACTTCGGCGCCTTGCGTGTAATAGTGCCAGGTCTGCCAGCGATCCTGTTCCGGGCTTTGCGGCGCCATCAGATCCCACACGCCTGATGCGCAAACCTGCGCAGCGTTGGCATGCGGATGCCGCCACAAATCCAGAAAGAAGCCTGGCGCATGTTCGGCGGCCTCGACCGGGATCACGGCGCGATACTTGTCGGGATGATGTAGCGCCAGTTGCAGCGCCACATTGCCTCCGAAGGAAGACCCCATGAAAATCGGGCGATCCAGTTCGAGAGCCTCGCAAAAGGCATTGATGAAATTCATGAAGTGTTCGGCGGTCAGGAGGTACTCCTCCTTCCACCATTCACGGTTAGTCGGCGGGTCGGACTTGCCATGGCGAGCCAGATCATAGGCAATGACATCGTAGTTCGCGGTTACATCGGGGTCTTCAAGCAATCCGCGCCATTGGTGATTGTGACAGCCTGCGGTGTGTTGGCAGACCAGCGGAACGCCGCTACCATTGCGCAGATAGAACACCTTGTACTCGTAGCCATCGACCTCGATGGTGACATACCGACCGACTACCGGTGAGTGCTTGGCCATACTGGTCTCCATGAATTTTCAAAATGTGGGTGCCGAAAACGGGATCAGCGCCAGACTCATACCGGTACGCCAACTTTGCGCAGCAATTCGAACTGGACCGTGAAGTTGCGGAGGTTCTGCATTAGGGCCAGGGTGTTACCCTCGATCTTCAGATCGCGCCGAAAGCTTGCCGACCAAATGCCGTGAAACATCGGCGCTGGAATTGGCCTTGCAAATTCCCGCCATGTCTGGGGGCTGGCGCGCAGTGCAAAGTCATAGGCGTCCATCGGCGCTGGATCGACATTGATGCGATAGACCTTGCCATCGATCATTTCGACGATGACCTTGGCTGTCCCCATGTCCCAGAGATAAGTACATGTGAAATATTTGGCCATTGCGCCGATTGTCTGATCGCGATCCGACGCTTCGCTGAACCTGGCGGCCCAGTCTCTAACGCTCATCACCATACATTTCTCTCCCTGCCGCTCCACCGCGACCGCCGCGAACAAAAATTGTCATCCGCGGATCAATACTTCAGAAATTGGTCGACCTTCCAACTGGTCGATGTTCAATATGCTGAACACGTTTCTGTAGACAGAACGATAGTCATTGGGCTAAATGATTGTCAAGAAAGATATGAATCCGAAGCTGGAAATTTTCATGAAGCAGGAAGAGACAAAGTCCGCATTGGTACCAGCGCTTGAACGCGGAACACGAATCCTTGATTTGATTGCACGTTCAAAGAATTATCCGAATCTGTCTGAAATTGCTCGCGAGATCGGCATTGCAAAAAGCAGCGCCCATACGTTGTGCAGCACGCTGGTTCAGCTTGAGCTGCTGATTCGCCGTCCCGACCAGACCTTCCAGCTCGGACCCCATGTCATGCGCTGGTCGAATGCCTTTACCCAGCAATCCGACGTGGCCACGGAATTTGCTGCACTTTGGGACCAGGAAAGTGAAATGCCCGGTGCCACCATCACCCTATCTGTGCTCGAAGGAGCCGAAGTGGTTTACATTGCAGCGCGCAACTCCATCGTCAGCCACTCGATGATTGAGTTTCGGGCCGGAATGCGCCTTCCTGCACCGTTCACCGCAACCGGCAAAGCTTTCCTAAGCAGAATGAGCGACTTTGAAGTCCGACGGCTGCTTTCGGATGGGATGCCTGAACCACGCACCCCGCACAGCGTCCAGGCAATCGATGCCCTTCTGAGTGAGCTGTCCACAATCAGGGATGTCGGCTATTCTTGCGACAATCAACAAGTCGCTGAAGGCATTATTTGTTATGGCGCGTCTGTGCTTGATTCCCGCAACCGTCCAATAGCAGGAATCGCAGTTAGCCTACCATCTGAACAGCTATCAGATGATCAGACAAGTCAGATTATCGCAAATGTGCAACGCATGGCTGCCCGTCTCTCCGCCAGAATGGGTGCGGATTTGAAACTGACAGACTAAACTCAGCGTTGGTGCGGGGATCAACAAATGTACGGAATTTGGTCTTTGATGGGCTGGCTTATTTGGTTGCTCCCGCCGAGGCTCGGCAACGAACGGATTTCGGGCGTCCGCAGGCGAGCATTCGGTTAAGACTGGCGACGTCGATCGCAGCTTCTGTCTGTTGAGCGAGGAATGCCCGTGCGCGCACGGGCAGGAGCTTTAAAACACCGTTCGTACACGTCTGGAAATTCAGCACAGACCGCCTTTAGTCCTTCAGTGCGCTCATGGATACACTGGTCTACCAGCGCGCCATTCACTGACGCGCTGGGGCCTTGCGCAAATTTTCAGTGGTTGGGGTGAGGTGGCATAAATGCTCTGCTTGGCGCATGCGGCAGGCCGCACGAATCTCACTCTACAAGCTCTGGCGCGCAAGGCCCCAGAACCGGTTGACCGACACTGCGGCAGACTCTTCTGCGCTGAAATCGCCCCATGTGCCGACACTCCAGTTGCGCCGTCTGCTACGAGACCACTTCAAGTGCCTCGGCTGGACACAACCGGCCGCTTCGGGCGCTGGATTCAGGCCAGCGGAAAGCGGCTCAGGGTCGCCTCCTACCTTTGGCCGATTTACTGCTGAACGGTAGCTATCGCAGGTCAGGCCCTCAAAGCGGGCAGACCGCTTACGGCCCCATTTCGGTCATTCGTTCAGCTTGCGAAACCAGCCACCTCGCCATTTCGTCGCGTCAAACTGACCACCCTCTACCCTGGCACATAGGCCGCAACCTGCTTGACGCAGCGCAGCGCGAAGTTCGATTTCGAGTGCCTCAACCCCGTTACCTTGAACAGCTTTTCGCGCAGGAACTCCTCCACCCCTTGCGTGCCGCTGACGGCGATCTTGACGAAATAATCGAAATCGCCGGCCATCAGGTAGATCTCCAGCACCTCCGGGATCTTCGCCATCGCCTCGGTGAACACCTCCAGCGAATCCGCGTCATGGTGCTCCAGTTGCACCTCGACCATGACCGTCTCGCCGACGCCGAGCGCCTGGTGGTCGAGCAGCGCCGTGTAACCGCTAATGATGCCCTCCTCCTCCATCCGCCGCACCCGCTGCCAGCAGGGACTGGCCGACAGGCCGACCTCTTTGGCAAGCTCGGCATTGGACAGCCGGCCATTGCCCACCAGTGCCTTGAGTATGCGCCGGTCGATGGCGTCGAGAGCTTTGGCCATGAAGATGATCCTTCTTGAGTTTTTACTTCTGGCAGTTGCTTTATCTGCATTCGTGGATTTTTGAAACAAAATCGGCAGGACATTTCTCGCATTCCGGTCGTATGATCGGAGATCGCGGATACCCCGGTCACTGACCGCCGAATTCCGCCCGAAATCGCTTTGGAGGAGGCGCCGGTGGATCTTGATTGCCTGTTCCGGACCGACCTGTCCGCGCCCCGCTTTCTTGCTTTCGCGCCGATGCGTCGCCGCCTCGGCACCGGTCCGCTTCGCCCCGCCACGGGCGAGCACCGGAACCACGGCAATTTCGCTGCATTTGATCCCCATCATGCACTGACGCCGGCCGGCCCGGCGCGTCTGCAACTCAGCCAGGAGCAGCCATGACCGATACAAAACCTCTGAGCCTTCGCGTGCCCGAACCCGGCTGCCGCCCCGGCGATGTGCCAGACTTCGGCTCTGTTGCAGGGATCGTTCTCAGCCTGATACTGAGGTTACTCCTTCCCATTCAGGATGCTGAGCATGCCGCACAAATTCAATGCTAACCGCCGAGGTAAAATTCCGAAGCAAAAGTATCGTGTGTCCAACTGGGCGAGTTACAACGAAAGCCTTCGGCGCCGCGGGGATTTGACGGTCTGGGTCAGCGAAGAGGCGCTTGGTTTGTGGCGGGCACCGCGCCGGGCGACGCGGGGTGGTCAGCGGACATATTCAGACCTGGCGATCAAGATCTGCCTGACCCTGAGCGCTGTCTTCAAGCAACCGTTGCGCCAGACACAAGGCTTCATGGGTAGTATTGCGACCTTGCTTGGTGTCGAGATCGCGGTGCCAGATTTCTCCACGCTCTCGCGCCGGGGCAAGGGACTGACTTTGCCTGCGACGCGTAAAACCGACCGATCCGATCCGGTCCATCTGGTGGTGGATAGTACCGGCCTGAAGGTCTTCGGCGAGGGCGAATGGCTTGAGCAAAAGCATAATACAAAGCGCAAACGGCGCTCTTGGCGCAAGCTCCACCTCGGTCTTGATCTTGTCAGCGGTGAGATTGTATGCGCGGACCTAACCAAGGATGACGTCGGCGATCCGACGGCGCTGCCAGATCTGTTGGATCAAGTCGACGGCCCGGTTGATATGTTCCTCGCAGATGGAGCTTACGACGGAGAACCAACATCTGATTTGCTAGCCGCTCGGTTCGGATCGGCGATCGATGTCACGATCCCACCTCCCAAAACCGCAATACTGAGCCCCAATGCGGCCAAAGATCCGACGGCACGTGACTGCCATATCGCCGAGATCGCAGCCCGCGGGCGGATGGCCTGGCAGAAAGCCACTGGCTACAATCAACGCAGCCGAGGTGAAACTCTCATGGGCCGCTGGAAAGCCGTTATCGGACCCAAGCTAAAGGCGCGCAACTTCGAAAATCAGAAAACAGAAGCCAAGATTGGCGTCCGGGTTCTCAACCGGATGACCGGACTTGGCCGCCCAAGTTTTGAACGCACCGCCTGAATTTCGTCTCGGGAAGGGCGCGTTCCCAGTTGACGTTGATCTATGCAACACGGCCACGCAAGCGCCTGTTCTTGGTTCTCGCGTTGATCGGGCTGGTCTTCGGGTTGCTCCTTTATATCCCACACGGATTGAACAGCTCAATGGTGGTGGTGGAGATCAACAATCAGTCGCTGGCCTATGAAAAATCGATGTGGCTCGATTTCATGATGCCTCGCTGGCTGACCAATATGATATACGTGACCCTGATCATTTTGCCACCGGCTCTGTCGTACTACAAACATGTGCGCCACTTTGCGCTAACGTTGGTAGCGGTTGTTGTTGTCAACTTCGCGTTCCTGCAATTCGCTTACATCTCGTTCTTCTGCCTTCTGGCGGGGTTGGCTACACTGCATCTTGTCTACATTATCCTGGCCAACAAATGCGCTCGCGAATGCCCGGAACTATTTGGACAAATTTGAACATGAAAACAACATCTAATACTTTTCTGGCAACTCTCGTCGACCA
The genomic region above belongs to Hoeflea sp. IMCC20628 and contains:
- the attM gene encoding N-acyl homoserine lactonase AttM gives rise to the protein MFQTGTLQTKVKYIKMNQGESDFEIPVPWFLIKHPMGNVVIDGGNAVEAAIDKRGHWGAVVDAYNPVMNIADNCVDQCRLVGVEPSNVRYVLQSHLHLDHTGAIGRFPRAQYIVQRSEYDYAFKPQWFAAGAYIRADFDRPGLDWKFLGGEYTDNFDLYGDGVIRMIFTPGHSTGHMSFLITLPNTGPVLLTIDAAYTLDHWNNKALPGLVVSSSDAAKSVAKLRRIAEDTGAMVVTGHDPDNWETFQKAPYDFYD
- a CDS encoding alpha/beta hydrolase; this translates as MAKHSPVVGRYVTIEVDGYEYKVFYLRNGSGVPLVCQHTAGCHNHQWRGLLEDPDVTANYDVIAYDLARHGKSDPPTNREWWKEEYLLTAEHFMNFINAFCEALELDRPIFMGSSFGGNVALQLALHHPDKYRAVIPVEAAEHAPGFFLDLWRHPHANAAQVCASGVWDLMAPQSPEQDRWQTWHYYTQGAEVFKGDLHFYSIDHDMRGQLGNIDTRRCPVIMMTGTYDYLTPPDATENTARQIPGGIYIEMEDIGHFPMSENYPLFAVYLKEALRIIESKS
- a CDS encoding IclR family transcriptional regulator — its product is MIVKKDMNPKLEIFMKQEETKSALVPALERGTRILDLIARSKNYPNLSEIAREIGIAKSSAHTLCSTLVQLELLIRRPDQTFQLGPHVMRWSNAFTQQSDVATEFAALWDQESEMPGATITLSVLEGAEVVYIAARNSIVSHSMIEFRAGMRLPAPFTATGKAFLSRMSDFEVRRLLSDGMPEPRTPHSVQAIDALLSELSTIRDVGYSCDNQQVAEGIICYGASVLDSRNRPIAGIAVSLPSEQLSDDQTSQIIANVQRMAARLSARMGADLKLTD
- a CDS encoding Lrp/AsnC family transcriptional regulator; its protein translation is MAKALDAIDRRILKALVGNGRLSNAELAKEVGLSASPCWQRVRRMEEEGIISGYTALLDHQALGVGETVMVEVQLEHHDADSLEVFTEAMAKIPEVLEIYLMAGDFDYFVKIAVSGTQGVEEFLREKLFKVTGLRHSKSNFALRCVKQVAAYVPG
- a CDS encoding IS5 family transposase, with amino-acid sequence MPHKFNANRRGKIPKQKYRVSNWASYNESLRRRGDLTVWVSEEALGLWRAPRRATRGGQRTYSDLAIKICLTLSAVFKQPLRQTQGFMGSIATLLGVEIAVPDFSTLSRRGKGLTLPATRKTDRSDPVHLVVDSTGLKVFGEGEWLEQKHNTKRKRRSWRKLHLGLDLVSGEIVCADLTKDDVGDPTALPDLLDQVDGPVDMFLADGAYDGEPTSDLLAARFGSAIDVTIPPPKTAILSPNAAKDPTARDCHIAEIAARGRMAWQKATGYNQRSRGETLMGRWKAVIGPKLKARNFENQKTEAKIGVRVLNRMTGLGRPSFERTA